The DNA region aatatgtgttttcaaattgtaggtaaatgatttttttttttttttttttgaaaatacacaattttaaaagccaaattgtcattttatcaaacgcttaattgcgtttttaaaaaaacatattttcaaatccCACATAATATCATTGTACGGATTTGAATGTTCTGAATCTGATCggttgttttttttcttgtcaagGTCTAACTTCGGTTCTTCAATCACTTTCCTTTGCTATTGCGCATGCACtagtaattttatttcttttggcaTTTCAACAAGTTCTTGGCTCCATTCCAACGGTTGACTTAACGGCCGATGATGTCTTGAATTGCTTGAAGGCGGGCAAAATCATCGGCAAAGGTGGTGCTGGGATTGTAAACAACAGGTCAAATGTCAATGCCCAATGGTGAACATGTCGACGTTAAAAGCCTACCAACAATGAGCAGAGGGTCTTCctatttgaaaagtgttttgatttgttataaACGTGAGAAGCGTTAACTGTTTTGTCTTCTTCTTGTTAAtggttttgataaaaaaaaaaaaaaagtgtttcgGATTTTGAAAACAGTACATATTTAGTGACTCGATCTGCTCAAACGTTGAGACCATGGGCTGCCGGACACGCTCAGTCAAGGGGTGGCTTGACAACCCTCTATTCTAACACCttacttttttatcttttttttttatcttttttttttattattttattttattttagttttgagTATTAGttcataaattttatatattttataggaaaatgctaagtatttttctagtgttctcccaactgtaatgtggcttttaaaattattattgaatttgagattatcattattgacttttaatctattggtaattttaaaagcaacattACAGTTATGAGAACACCAGgagaacattaaaaaaacatttagcatttcttatttttatatatttttttttattatgaggaCACGTGTAATGAATTTATTGACTCTGACATGATAtactagcatttctcaattttatattttttattattatgaggACACGTGTAATGAATTTATTGACTCTGACATGATATACTAACAAAATCTGTCAAGTTTTGAATCAATTTGTTAAgcgaaatgttaggtgttcttctattGTTCTTCTGTTGTCCTCCCAACTgcgatgtggcttttaaaatcatcattaaatttgatattatcattattgacttttaatctattagtgattttaaaagctacatcataGTTGAGAGAACACcaagaaaatactaaaagaacacctaacatttttcatttgttaattATGCATACAGTGGCGGAGAGAAGCAGGGGTGACCTGGGGGCGGTCGCccctggtaattttttttttttttttttaaatattttttagtgaGTGATTTCACGCCCGAGGGtaacaaaaaattttgttttaaaataaaataaataaaaaaaagtaaaaaactcaGGCGTTTaggtttcattaaaaaaaaaaaaaaaagtccaaaatttgacatgtttatttatcaatatttggcattttgtttatcttattctaaaacaatattgttgttgttgttttttttttttttttttggtgtgttttatATGGTACTTTGGGATTTTTTTAAGCATCAACAAGTTTCAGAAGATTATTACCaatcttagatttgttctttttattcattcattttaagctaatagctatcggaatatgctaataattttattataatattattagagtatgagaagtaaacaattattaaaacaatacttcgtagcaaaatgaaagataaatttcttaaagataatttacttgtctatattgaaagagaaattactaaaagcttcgattcagatttaatacttaatgattttgtttctttaagactacataaaatgcaattttaggcactttgtattttgtattttcctttacttttgtactagtgcctacatggtaactaatatatcaatttagcatataaatatgctttttgtgatacatatattgtggtataatttttttttattattgtatttaccatattataataaaaatataatatataaagaaaaaaaaattatttatccttatattttattattttcttgacGCCCCCGGTAAAATCAACACCTAGGTCCGCCACTGTATGCATACTCCAGACAACTTTCAGAACATTATAATACCACTAATTACAAGTAAACCACTTGAatattgattttacatttttcgtAATTAAGAATCCACCGAAATACAACAATGACACTAGTAtctgttttctttctcttctctctctttctttcgttttttgTCTCTTTGACAAAGAAACTGATACAACTTTAAACATAGTTACATACGTCATCATTAATCATGAGGTCGGCGTTTGAAATTCACgtttttcaagtttttgttttctttattggGGCGTCTGTTTCTACGTCGAAAAACATTTCTGCGACATTTTGTCTTCTAGGCCGATTGCACGCACGCATGGATGTCATGAATTTGGCCGTCAGTCAACGGTTTCACACCCATCCAAACTCCCGTCACAGACTTCTGTTCCCACACAATCACGTACAGTTCACAGATTTAGATCAAAAGCATTAATGTGCCTGAAATCTTTGATGCCATTGTCATTGGTTGGACTGGCCTATTTTGATCCAATGCTTCAACGTCAGCACCGCCATCTCTCCCCAAGCTCCTCCGCCTCTCGATCTCTTGGTAGAATATTTGGAACAAGTACTGGTCGTATTAATCCGAGGAAATGTCTTAATTAAACTTATTTACCacacatttcaattaaatattcttgtGCTTGTAATTACTTAATGAGATATTTtatgtgttagaatattaattaaaatagggaaaaaaaaaagcttcacaAACTAACTGCGGTTTGCGATAGAGCCCCACaatatttaaaatgtattaaaatAGTCCATCAAATTACAAAAGTGTGTCAAATCAAACCATATGGTTGGCCCAAccacccttttctttttttcttttttcttttttaatttaaaaaaattatatttttagttttttattttattttagttttttaaagaataagagtattatagaaatataaacaaatatgtggcctttttgacacactttggtatTTTGATTGGCTATTTTAGTACTTTTTGAATATCATGTGaccctttaattaaaaaagagttgCTAGTTTGGaaggtttttttatatttttttcattaaaataattaaattcactatcatttcctattaatttaTAAGCCTTCTTCTGTCTTGGCCATCTTTTACACATTGTTCATAACAATTGTGACATGCATGCAGTGTAGTCTCAAACAATTTTCCCACCTATAAACTAGATAGCAGGTCAGCTGGTTTAATTGTCACGTCTATAAAACAGTTTTGCTAAACACCATATATACATATTGAGCCCCCAAGCCCTCATCTCCCTTCACTCTTGTTGGGCTAATTCTCTCTCAACTACTGCAATCTTTCCTTTCAAAGCATAGCAATAATGAATATTGATTCTAGTGTAAGTCATGAAAATGCTGGAGCTTTCACTCGTGCATGGGGATGGCTCAAGGCCTTGCCTGAGAAGTTATGGGGAAAGGTAGTAGATGTTgcaaagaagatgaagaaactTGGAGAAGATGATCCACGAAGAATTATCCATTCCCTAAAAGTAGGGCTGGCTCTCACCTTGGTTTCCTTGTTCTACTACATCCGACCACTCTACGATGGTTTTGGTGTCAATGCAATATGGGCTGTTTTAACTGTCACTCTTGTCTTCGAGTTTTCTGTTGGTAATTACCTTCCAATTTCTGATTGatgaatttatatatttactATGAGAAACTGATTAATTtacaattgtttttctttgccaTCTTTTCAAGGAGCAACACTGGGAAAAGGCTTAAACAGGATGCTGGCAACCTTATCAGCTGGTGCTCTAGGTGTTGGAGTCCATTCCCTAGCAACTCTGTCGGGTGATCAGATAGGACAGGCCATAGTAATTGGGTTCTTTGTCTTTCTGACAGGTACACTAATGTTATTTACTACAATTTAGTTAGATGAtttgacagtaaaaattagttattggattattacttgtaaaaaaaagtgttaatcAAATAGCTAGctactaaatagaattacttATTAATATTTGGAAGACTACACTTAGAGAATCAATTGTCACGTTTTAATTAAGTGTAgttcttaatttaatatttagttaaaaataattgtgaaaCTCATTTGAGTGTTGGAGGGCGTGATGCAGCTTCTACAGTAACATTTGTGAGATTCATTCCTGCAATGAAGGCAAGATACGATTATGGGCTGATGATATTCATATTGACCTTCTGCTTGTTATCTATTTCGAGTTATCGAGAGGATGAGGTGCTAGAGATGGCCCATCAGAGGCTAACCACAATCATCATTGGTTGCTCTATTGCAATCGTTATATGCATCTGTATATGCCCTGTTTGGATTGGTGTGAATCTTCACAATCTCGAGGCTACCAACATGGAAAAGCTTGGGAATTTCTTAGAAGGTATATATACAAAAGCCATATTAACTCctttctatatattttgttatttttatttttcaaagcaaaaatgGTAAGCCAGGGAGACCAATTGTAGTTATTTTACCCGgacgtgaccatagtagcacctacccgCTGGGAGCCGCACGGGAGGGGCCTAGACGGTAGGAACCGCAGGCGTTCCCTCAAGTCTGACTAAGACATAGTCTGACCCAGCCCCACTAGAGCATCAATGGAAATCCAAGGTGGCtagagaccacgccttatgaagcgaaggtcactagttcgaatctcccctcccccctcttgtgtggacacgtcaaaaaaaaaaaaaagtgactaatactaatcaagcaTATGTTGAAATTCTCTATTGCAGAGATTCGAACTCATACCCTACTATATGCCCGGATCACTTGAAAACTTCCTTGGCCATTAaaccaccacccttgatggtattttgtttattttctttgagcATCGATATTGACAGATACAAATTTGCAGGATTTGGGGGTGAATACTTCAACATACCAGGAGGGCCGTCCATGGATGAATCATTTCTTCAAGGGTATAAAAGCATTCTCACTTCAAAAGACACCGAAGAAGCTATGGTGAGTATAAAGACTAAAGTTGACATTGTggtagaatataaattaaattattaaatttattaaattttattgattaaaacttttaagataagttctgatttaacatggtatcagagcttttgaGTTCAAAACCGTGTCTCTgattcaaacctttttttttttaatgttgcagGCTAATCTAGCAAGATGGGAACTGTGGCACTATCGTTTTGGGTTCCGACATCCTTGGAAACAATACCTTAAAATTGGATCCCTTAGTAGGCAATGTGCCTACAAAGTTGATGCTCTTAACAGCTACCTTAGCTCTAAGATCCAGGTAAATCAGCAATGCCCATTTCTAAATAGAttatctctttcaatttttttttcttcttttggaccAGAATTAATATGTCTCTGAAATAAATGAGATTAATGACATAGACCCTTCATGTCTCGAAGTTTCTTCAACTGATATTTCTTTTGGTCCTTTCAGACACCCAATGAGTTCCAAAGCAAAATTCAAGAGCCATGCACAAAGATTTGCACAGAATCAGGGAAAGCACTGAAGGAATTAGCATCAGAGCTCAAAAAAATGACCCAGCCAACATTAGTTAATCGCCATATTACAAACTCAAAAATCGCCGCGGAGAACCTGAAATCCTTGCTCAATACAACCTGCCTTTGTGAAAATGATAGTCTCCAGGAGATCATTCCAACTGCTGCAATTGCTTTAATCCTAATGGAAATTGTGCCATGCATCGAGAAGATCTCTGAGGCCTTTCATGAATTAGCCTCTCTTGCACGTTTCGAGAGGGTGGACGGCGCCAGAGTGTCACCATAgtaatcacatatatatatatatatatattttttttttttttttgctccgGCCATCGATCGGGGGGAACAACACTGCCACTTTCCGATGGTTCATCCTATATGTCGGagttgaaggtttttttttttttcttaaaaaaaaaaagaaattaagccCAAGACGTCTATAAGAAATGGGTATGATAAGaaatagagaaatgatagaggtcaataaatttctcatatttagctcatattttcttacaatcaaccattggatttgtgaGGTCCAACATTGACTT from Corylus avellana chromosome ca10, CavTom2PMs-1.0 includes:
- the LOC132163903 gene encoding aluminum-activated malate transporter 8-like, coding for MNIDSSVSHENAGAFTRAWGWLKALPEKLWGKVVDVAKKMKKLGEDDPRRIIHSLKVGLALTLVSLFYYIRPLYDGFGVNAIWAVLTVTLVFEFSVGATLGKGLNRMLATLSAGALGVGVHSLATLSGDQIGQAIVIGFFVFLTASTVTFVRFIPAMKARYDYGLMIFILTFCLLSISSYREDEVLEMAHQRLTTIIIGCSIAIVICICICPVWIGVNLHNLEATNMEKLGNFLEGFGGEYFNIPGGPSMDESFLQGYKSILTSKDTEEAMANLARWELWHYRFGFRHPWKQYLKIGSLSRQCAYKVDALNSYLSSKIQTPNEFQSKIQEPCTKICTESGKALKELASELKKMTQPTLVNRHITNSKIAAENLKSLLNTTCLCENDSLQEIIPTAAIALILMEIVPCIEKISEAFHELASLARFERVDGARVSP